One part of the Mya arenaria isolate MELC-2E11 chromosome 3, ASM2691426v1 genome encodes these proteins:
- the LOC128228818 gene encoding alpha-ketoglutarate dehydrogenase component 4-like yields the protein MKMSTLTRAVQAVKPHVPLIRFPSRSSIEEAMGSIKGSTAASAAVASPPSFTAKPPANSYSDVVPARFQRKPISLEEMDYIQRGGPE from the exons atgaaaatgtcaacacTAACAAGGGCAGTACAG GCTGTTAAACCTCATGTTCCGCTGATCAGGTTTCCATCAAGATCGTCCATTGAGGAAGCAATGG GTAGTATTAAAGGGTCCACTGCAGCATCTGCAGCTGTGGCCTCACCACCTTCCTTCACAGCTAAACCACCAGCCAACTCATACAGCGATGTTGTACCAGCCAGGTTCCAGAGAAAACCAATATCATTGGAGGAAATGGATTACATACAG AGAGGTGGCCCAGAGTGA
- the LOC128228523 gene encoding ubiquitin-conjugating enzyme E2 R2-like yields MAQSPTSGAVKALQLELKKIVSEPVEGFRVKLLDDENLFEWEVAIFGPPGTLYEGGYFKALMKFPPDYPYSPPSVKFLTKMWHPNVYENGDVCISILHPPVDDPQSGEEPSERWNPTQNVRTILLSIISLLNEPNTSSPANVDASVMYRKWKDSRGKDKEYETIIRKQVLGTKEEADKDGVKVPLTLQEYCVTTGPKHEPNDIDFCDYDYGDDCDDDDDDDEMYYDDDDDSGNEES; encoded by the exons ATGGCACAAAGTCCAACAAGCGGAGCCGTGAAGGCTCTACAGTTAGAATTGAAGAAAATAGTGAGCGAGCCAGTCGAGGGATTTCGGGTAAAATTGTTGGACGATGAAAATCTCTTCGAGTGGGAAGTTGCCATTTTTGGGCCTCCAGGAACCCTGTATGAGGGTGGCTACTTTAAG GCCCTGATGAAGTTTCCACCCGACTACCCATACTCCCCACCCAGTGTCAAGTTTCTCACCAAGATGTGGCACCCAAATGTTTACGAA AATGGCGATGTGTGCATCTCAATTCTCCATCCCCCTGTGGATGACCCGCAGAGTGGAGAGGAGCCATCAGAACGCTGGAACCCCACACAGAATGTCAG GACAATTTTGCTCAGTATAATCTCATTGCTAAACGAGCCAAACACATCTTCCCCGGCGAACGTGGATGCTTCCGTTATGTACAGGAAGTGGAAGGATTCTCGTGGAAAGGACAAGGAATACGAGACCATTATCAG GAAGCAAGTGCTTGGTACAAAGGAGGAGGCTGACAAGGATGGAGTCAAGGTTCCCCTCACCCTCCAGGAGTACTGCGTCACCACCGGGCCAAAACATGAGCCCAATGACATTGACTTCTGTGACTATGACTACGGCGATGATtgtgatgatgacgatgatgatgatgaaatgtattacgatgatgacgatgactCCGGAAATGAGGAGTCATGA